The genomic region CCGCGATCCGACAGCTCGAGCCGAGGGGCGTCGAGTTCGTCCTGGACACCAGCGGGCGAGCCGCCAATCTCGATGCGGGAGTTGGGGCCCTCGCGCCGATGGGGCATTTCGGCTTCGTCGCCTTCAACGCCCATTCGGGCGCGATGGTGGACGCATCGCGTCTGACGGTCGGGCAGACGCTCCAGGGTATCATTCAAGGCGATGCCGTGTCGGCGCTGATGATCCCCGAACTGATCGGCCTCTACCGCACGGGCCGGTTCCCGTTCGACCGCCTGATCACCTTCTACGACTTCGCGGACATCAACCAGGCGTTCGAAGACGTCGCCACCGGTCGCGTCATCAAGGCAGTCCTCCGGTTCGACGCCACGGACGCCTGAGCGTCCCGCGCGACTCCCAATTCATCAGCAAAGGAAGCGGATCATGTGCAACAACCATCAGAAAGCCATCAATGCCAGCGATACGCCGGCATTCTTCGCGATCGACAATTACGGCTTTCCCGAGGCGGGTGAGCATCCGGCCGATCCCCCGAACTACTATCCATCCTATTTCACTAGCGAGCGCTTCCAGAAGCTGGGCTACCATGTCGAGGAGCTGCGCGGCGGCTTCTACTGGGTTACCAGCGGTGGCTATGATGCGGCGTTCGTGGTGACGGACGACGACGTGATCGCGATCGATGCCCCGCCGACAATCGGCGAGAACATGCTCGCGGCGATCGAGGATGTCACCGACAAGCCCGTGACACATGTCATCTACAGCCACTGGCACACCGATCATATCGGCGCCGCCTCCGTGTTCGGGCCGAACGTCGAGACCGTCGCTCACGAGATCACCAAGGAACTGCTCGAGAGGTTTCCCGATCCGAACCGTCCGATCCCGACCCTGACCTTCGACAAGGAACACACGCTGACGGTCGGCGGCGTGACGTTGGAGCTGTCGTACAAGGGTGAGAACCACTGCCCCGGGAACATCTTCATCTATGCGCCAGCGCAGAAGGTGCTGACCGTCATCGACATCATCAGCCCCGGCAGCGCCACCTTCATGCACTGCGACGCTTCGCAAAACATAACCGGCTGGTATCAGGCCCAGGAACAGCTCCTCGAGTTCGACTTCGACTTCCTCGTGGCCGGTCACCACATGAAGTACGGCACGCCTGAGACGGTCAAGGCGTCGATTGAGTATTTCGCCGACGTCCTTGACGGCGCGCAAGCGGCCGTCGACCGGTTCTCGCGGTCGGATGCCCTGATCAGCATCTTGGACGGCGCCGGCTGGGACAAAGTGTTCGTCGGCACCGAGAACTGGATCAACTCGATGGCGAACTACGCCACTAAATATGTACTCGAGAAGCGCAGCAGCAACGGCCAGCTCTGGTCGGAGCGGCTCGCCGGCGCGACCACACAGACCAAGTATCACGCCTACACAGTGCTCGAATCGATCCGTCTTGAACGCCCGCGTCCCAACTATCGCCTGCGCGGCGAAAACGCTCCGCCGTTCCTGACCTGATCCCCGACGCCCTCTGTGCCCGCTGAAGCCAGGTCGCAGCGGGCGCAAGCACGAGCAGCAGCTCTCTAGCAACACCAGTCCATTCACGGCGGTGGAGGGACCGTCATGTCATGCAGCTATCTAAGGACTTTCAGATGACGACTTATTCGGCCAAGAATTGGATCAATGGCGCGTTCGTTTCGTCGGCGAGCCTTGGCATCTCCATCAATCCGGCGACCTACGAACGCATCGGCGAATATCCGGATGATGGCGGCGCGGCTGCCGGGTCCGCCATCGAAGCCGCGAGCCGCGCCTTTCGAAGCACGGCCTGGGCACATGATGCCGAACTGCGAGCCAAAGTGCTCGACCAGATGGCTTTGGCGATCGAGCGGAACCGCGATCTACTGATAGACATCCTCTCGCTCGAGAATGGAAAGGTTCGGGGCGAAGCCGCACTTGAGGCTGACGGCGCCCCGAGCAAGCTGCGCTACTGGGCGGCGATGGCGCGAACCGAAGCGGGTCGCGCCATGCAACCGCGACCGGGGGCCTTTCGATCGTCCTACGACAGCCGATGGGCGTAGCGGGAGTCATCGTTCCCTGGAACTCTCCGATCATTCTGGCGGTCAGATCGTTCGCGCCCGCACTCGCCGCAGGATGCACGGTCGTCATCAAGATGCCAGGGCAGGCCGCCCAGATCGCTAGCGTGCTGGCGGAGACCCTCGCAGAACCCTCGGACCTTCCGAACGGCGTCATCAACATTTTCGTTGAAAGCGAATCGGATGGGGCCGCGCTCCTTGTCGAAAGCGCCGACGTGCCGACGATCAGCTTCACGGGAAGCACGAAGACCGGCGTTGCGATCAGCGCGGTCGGGGCGCGCCGAATGAAACGCTTCGGACTTGAATTGGGTGGAAAAGCGCCAATGATCGTGTTCGACGACGCCGACATGGAACCCATGCTGCCCGTTCTGGAAAAAGCGCTGACGGTATTCGCCGGCCAGTTCTGCATGACGGGCTCGCGGCTGCTCGTACAGGAAGTGGTCTATGACACCGTTCGCGATCGGCTTGCCGGGCGGCTGCGGAATGTACGGGTCGGGCCCGCCTCTGATCCCAAAAGCGACATGGGACCGTTGATCGACAAACCCAACGTCGAGCGGGTCGACAAGATTGTCCAGGACGCGGTGAATGCTGGAGCCAAAGCGATTGTCCGCGGCGGACCGATCACCGACGGCCCGCTGGCGAATGGGGCGTTCTTTCGCCCGGCCCTGCTCGAAGTCTCGGACACCAGCCTCCCGATCGTGCAGCAGGAAACCTTCGGTCCCGTCCTCACCATCCAGCGGTTCTGCGAAGAGACCGATGCCATCGCGCTCGCCAACGACAGCGAATACGGTTTGTCCGCCAGCGTTTGGACGCGAGATCTGGACCGCGCGTTGCGGGTCGCTCAGGCGCTGGAGGTGGGCAGCGTCTTCGTGAATGATTGGGCGAAGGTCTACGACAGCACCGAAGAAGGCGGATTCATGCTTTCAGGATTGGGGAGGCTGAATGGTGCCGCCGCGCTCGATGACTTCATCGAATACAAACATGTCGCGCTGAAGCCCGGTCGGTCCGGCAATCCACATCAGGTTTCGGGAAAGTAGACCGACCGGACGCATCGGGAAGACCCATCCTGCGCCGGCTATCCCGCTGAACCTTCATTTATGGACGGCCCGTGCCATCGCACGGACTTGCAGCTTGGGGAGGAGTCACGAAGCCGCCGCCTTAGATTGCTGGAACAGGTCCATATTGGCTTCTCCCCAAGCTGAGAGGGATAGAAGGATCGGTATGAATGTCCGGCCCCGATCAGACAAGCTGTATTCGACCTTGGGTGGTACCTGAGCATGGACTACGCGATTGATCAGTCCGTCGGCTTCCAATTCGCGCAACTGATTGGTCAAGGTCCTCTGCGTGACCCCGGACATCAAGCGCATCAACTCGTTGAAACGGACAGTACCTCTTTCCTGAAGATACCAAAGCGCAACGCATTTCCATTTTCCGTCGATCAGACTGATCGCCGCCTCTACCGCGCAACCGGGATTGCTATCCAGACTGGTGTGGCGCCGCTTGACCATTGCAGTATCCTTTTGTGTACCTAGGGTAAATTTTGTGCGTATTACATATGATGTGGGTATCCACTATTAAAGCTCTTACCATCATTGATTTTGAGAAAGGTAAGATCATGACCGACACCATGAAGGCGATCGTCCTCGCCAAGTTCGGTGGCTTCGACGCTTTCGAGATGCGCGATGCTACCGTACCGGTCGTCGGACCTCGGCAGGTCCGGGTGCGCGTTCACGCCACCGCCATTAATCCCCTGGACTATCAGATCCGACGTGGCGACTACGCCGACTACGTGCCGCTCCCCGCCATCATCGGTCACGACGTTTCCGGCGTCGTGGAGGAGAAGGGGGCGGATGTGAGCGAGTTCGACGTAGGCGACGAGGTTTACTACACGCCCAAAATCTTCGGCGGCCCCGGCTCATATGCGGAGCAGCACGTTGCCGATGTCGATCTGGTCGCCCGCAAGCCGCACAACATCAACCATCTGGAGGCTGCCAGTCTGACGCTGGTCGGGGGGACGGTCTGGGAAGCTTTGGTGACCCGCGCCCAACTTGCCGTTCACGAGACCATTCTGATCCATGGCGGTGCCGGCGGTGTGGGTACGGTGGCGATCCAGCTTGCCAAGGCGATGGGCGCGCGGGTCATCACGACGGCGCGCCGTAGCAACCATGAGTTCGTGCGTTCGCTCGGAGCGGACGAGGTAATCGATCACTCCTCCGATGACTACGTCTCAGCCGTGGCGGAGCTGACGCATGGGCAAGGGGTGAATGTCGTATTCGACACCATCGGAGGCGACACCCTGACGAGAAGCGCGCTCGCCCTCGCGGATGCCGGACGGCTGGTCAGCATCGTCGACATCGCACAGCCGCAGAACCTGATCGAGGCTTGGGGAAAGAACGCCGCCTACCATTTCGTGTTCACCCGTCAGAACCGAGGCAAGCTCGACGCGCTGACAAACCTTATCGAACGCGGTCTGATCAAGCCGGTGATCGGCGCAGTGTTTCCTTTGGCTCGCCTAGGCGAAGCGCATGAACTGCTCGAAGGCGGAAGCTCCCGTGGGCTTCGAGGTAAGGTGGCGATCGATGTTGTTGGCCAGACTGTCGAGCTCCCCACGCCGCGATAGATACATCGATAAGACAGCGGTATTCTCCCAAAATACCATCATTTTCGGGACGGCAGCTATCGCCCGTGCCGCCCGGAATCCGGCTGTCCGCTCGCCACCAGACCTTGCCGTAGCTGTTGAGGGCGGCGCTCACGCGCCGCCGAACTTCCAGACCGGGATGCCGAGCTTCTTGGCCTTGTCGGCGAGGTTGTCGTTGATGCCGGTGCCCGGGAAGTGCATCACGCCCTTGGGCAGGATTTCCAGCATCTCGTCGTTGCGCTTGAAGGGTGCTGCGCGGCCGTGCTTGGTCCAGTCGGGAGCGAAATCGATCGGCGGACTGCGAAGATGAAATCCGGCAACGCCTCATCCAGTTTTTACAGTCAGCCAAAACCACGGACGGAGGGCAATGGGTCTCGATTCTGAAAAAACGAGGGCCTTAGAGGGCTATGGAGTAGACATAGTTCTCATCATCACCCGGCGCGGCGCGCCAAATTCCGCAGGCCGCCTAGCGGACCATTATGCATTTCGAAAAGTCTCTCAACTCAATCTCGCTCGAGAGCGGCGATAAACATAGTTTGGTTCTGCTTCTACGCTGCGGTACGAAATAATGCGCTACGGTTTCCAGAAAGAAAAATTTCAGCATCACATAAGAAGTCTTCGTCGATCGCAAGTAATGATTAAATC from Rhizobium gallicum bv. gallicum R602sp harbors:
- a CDS encoding MBL fold metallo-hydrolase, with amino-acid sequence MCNNHQKAINASDTPAFFAIDNYGFPEAGEHPADPPNYYPSYFTSERFQKLGYHVEELRGGFYWVTSGGYDAAFVVTDDDVIAIDAPPTIGENMLAAIEDVTDKPVTHVIYSHWHTDHIGAASVFGPNVETVAHEITKELLERFPDPNRPIPTLTFDKEHTLTVGGVTLELSYKGENHCPGNIFIYAPAQKVLTVIDIISPGSATFMHCDASQNITGWYQAQEQLLEFDFDFLVAGHHMKYGTPETVKASIEYFADVLDGAQAAVDRFSRSDALISILDGAGWDKVFVGTENWINSMANYATKYVLEKRSSNGQLWSERLAGATTQTKYHAYTVLESIRLERPRPNYRLRGENAPPFLT
- a CDS encoding winged helix-turn-helix transcriptional regulator, whose translation is MVKRRHTSLDSNPGCAVEAAISLIDGKWKCVALWYLQERGTVRFNELMRLMSGVTQRTLTNQLRELEADGLINRVVHAQVPPKVEYSLSDRGRTFIPILLSLSAWGEANMDLFQQSKAAAS
- a CDS encoding zinc-dependent alcohol dehydrogenase family protein, encoding MTDTMKAIVLAKFGGFDAFEMRDATVPVVGPRQVRVRVHATAINPLDYQIRRGDYADYVPLPAIIGHDVSGVVEEKGADVSEFDVGDEVYYTPKIFGGPGSYAEQHVADVDLVARKPHNINHLEAASLTLVGGTVWEALVTRAQLAVHETILIHGGAGGVGTVAIQLAKAMGARVITTARRSNHEFVRSLGADEVIDHSSDDYVSAVAELTHGQGVNVVFDTIGGDTLTRSALALADAGRLVSIVDIAQPQNLIEAWGKNAAYHFVFTRQNRGKLDALTNLIERGLIKPVIGAVFPLARLGEAHELLEGGSSRGLRGKVAIDVVGQTVELPTPR